The region ttgttttaattttttttcccacggtaattccctcggtatataccgagggaatatttttgtcggtaaaatcccttggaaatttaccgacggaaatattccttcggtatttccgtttgtatttatccaAGTTGAGTGGTGTTTTTTCTTTGCGGAGCTTCTCTTGACTGATATATTGGTGTTCAATAAAGAGTCGGACCTGATTGAAGAGTTGTTGATGCTCTGATAGAGTAGCTATGCCAGCAGCTATAGGGAAGTCCGTGAAACATTTCATCTCAAGAGTATCGTGATCGTCTATCATTGATATTGATTAGGGATGTCAAAGACCAGTTCTAAATGAACAACTGATggcttttttattagtttttcatAAACAACGCCAATAATGaaaccttaaaaaattcaaatagctTAGGAGCAAGGCTTATGTGTTGGATAATTAGTTAATCTCTTGATTTTAGCAATCTAATCTATTCTTCCTAGCCAAGATGTCTGATAAGTTAAGGTGATTAGTGACTGGTACTtgcaaaaagttttatttagtAGATTTGAGGACTCTCAAATACTTAAGtatctttttagagagagagtgaaatgatattttatagaGAGATGTTCTAAAAATATGTATGCATTAGATAATAGAGATAGTGAACCTTTCGCTTAATTTATTTGTAGGGTATATATAGCCCATGAGTCTTGTTCTTTTGTGAAAAGAAGAAACTAGGTAGTAATTTTCTTATGATAATATCAGCGaaagataaatatctcttatacaTCATTAATATTGATGGCAAAATATTAAGTCTTTAGAAGACTTTTATATACCTAGGATTGTTGAGAGAAGAGAGTATCATTgaccttaatattttatgttaaaggtCATAATAATAGACAAATGAAGTCTTGTAGCCCAATATGGGGCCTATAAAGATTGTTAGTTTTATATCCATATGGTATTGGCATGATGTTAGGTCTAGAGAAGTTGGGTTGAGGAGTTCCCCATACCCACGTGTTCTTGGGCTCAGCATGTAGCTGAGTCTAAGAAAGTTGGGTCTCATAGCTCGACAGGCCCACATATACCGGGAATCAGCGCATAGTTGAGTCTGATGACGTTAGGTCTCACAGCCCGCCAGACTCACATGTACCGGGGCTCAGCTCATAAATGAGCTCGAGGACATTGGATCTAGTAGTTTGTCAAACCCACATGTACGTGAGCTCGACTAGGAGTTGAGTCCGAGGATGTTGGGTCTGGCAGCTTGTTAGATTCATATCTATTTGGTCTCAGCGCGTAGCTGAGCCTCAAGAATGTTGAGTCTGATAGCTCGCCAGACCCACATGTACATGGACCCAGCACATACCTGAGCCCAAGAACACTAGCTATGGTAGCTCGTCATACCCATATACATATTTGAACTCGATACATAGatgaatctaaaaatattaagttatcCCACTACCTTTAGCCCTTTTAATCTCGAGCTTTTAAACAAACATTCCAAAGATATATTATGAATTCCACTTTCAACTTACCAACTAGTTGTATGAAGATGAAAATCTCTGTTGCAGGGGAGAAGAGAAGTGTGTCTGATGTCTATTCCACTAATTCGTTTCTTTCATTCGATGGATGAAACCATTCAATCAATGGTTTTGGAAAGCCGCTTCCTACTACtctgaagaaaataatttattctaattaaaaatcatattaaaataatatttttttatttttaatattaatatattaaaactatcaaaacaatatttaaaaaatattaatttaaatattatttagcaTTGCGATCCAATTatagttttgtaaattttttatttttctaacttgaaattaatattttgttttagtgtttttttatcattttaatatgcgaatattaaaaataatattttaattttaaaaataaaaaatatatatttttaagcaaaaaaataatttaaaaaataactttcaaacaccatcttaatgtttttttcaaaaaaaaattaatttccaatgtagatatgttatttttcttggggTGTGTTTACAACTGtgataacagttattttttaaagtatttttcacttgaaaatacattgaaataatatttattattatttttaaaaaactatttttaacatgaatacatcgaaataatttaaaaacactaaaaatatattaatttaaaataaataaaaaaatttaaatatttttaaaaacatttttaacggaaaaaaaaatcctacccACGAACCCTCATTCTCACCCTGAGATCGCtgggaaagaaaaatcaattaggaAGACccaataattaaatttacagGAAAAGAGAGATCGGTGGGACAACCACCCGATAGGTCTCAAAGATTCAGTTTCAGTCTTAAAACCAGTCATTTCATGTAGGGACTATAAATGTGCACCACTATCCAATTTTTTGTCAGAGGGAGTCAGTATGgacatttttatttcttgaaatatatatactcctagaatatatatattggtgTGTTAAAAACTGGTTAAGaatatcctaattatttttttttaattaatgtgagtGTTCGGATCAACTTGCGGGTACCTTAACTAATCTTACGgatcctgaaattaacaattatgTAAGTCTCTCCAGTTGCCTTGCGAGAACTTGAACTCGTGACCATTAGAAAATAAACTTATAGCTTAACCAGTTGAACTATCCCTcagaatttttaattattcattcttgctttaattattatattcatcCACAAAGCATTATTATCAAACCGGATCCAATCTAATATTATAGTTTAACTTGGTAACCTAGTTTACTGGTCTAATTTTATATCAAACCATGTTATTAACtcaataattcaataaattaatctatATTCCAGTCTGGATGTAACCTAATTTAACCCAAAAAGAACatccaaaacaatataattttaaccttAAAAGAAATCCTGAAATGAAAATGTTTTGGATTAACcttgataaatatatattgatcCATAAACGAGGCCGGGTTTATTATTATGCCCCCAAGGCCTAGCAACAAGGCACGGCTCCACTGGTAAATTTGAATTACCTTTGCCAATTGATTTGGAATGAGAGGGACACCTTGTGGGCCGCCATGTATATATAAAACCTCCATTTTATTTTCCACAGGTGCATGCCTGGGCACAAGAGACTTGGAAAAAACAACCGAAACAAGAAGTGACAAAGGGACAGCTAGGGAAGTGGTAGGCATCATTGCCAGAACCCTAAAAAGGGGCAGTGGAATGCTGAAAAGGCACATCCTTGCCCTAAATCTAAAATGCGTTTAGACTTAAAATTGACAGTGTTAATGAGTAATTATTCTTCTTGCTGGGGATGCCGACGAAGGAATATGCCCTTCCGACTACAGAAATGGTCTCCCAGAAAGCAATATATCAAGCGAACAGAGCATGCGTGCCCATGACAAGGGTGAGTGCATTGTAGGTATTTGACGAAATGATCAGCAAAAACAAGACAAGATTTTAGCATTTATTTGTCTTTGTGATTACTTGTATGATACttagaaaatcaattatttgTGGAGCCTCGTAAATAAGCAATGCCCAGCATCTGTATGGATACTCAGACACCCAACAACAAAGTAATCAAGAATAATCACTATAGATTACTAAGTGTAATAATAGTTTTGTCGTTCattatgcaaaacaaaaaagtcTTTATATGAGGACTTGGACTCATTTGGTTATATGAAATTAATTGGGGTATAATGGTATGTACAGTTAAATGACataaatatccttaaaaaaatcaaaaaattaaaaaataaaaggggtttttacatcattttatttttaaaaaataaaaaaattacttaattacttgaaaagtaaaaaaaataaatagcggGGTGCACGTGTAGTGAtgttgttgaaatttttttatcttctctcttTGAAATCTATCctcccatttatttttattttttatgtattttaattgtgatttttctttttttttattggtctttatttgttttggatttatttaggattgttttttaatttcttttattttcctttgattttatttaatttttacatcattttaatttttttaaaaaaaatagttacttAATTacttgaaaagtaaaaataaatagcgGGGTGCACGTGCAGTgcaattgttgaaatttttttatgttctctcCTTAGAAATCTGTCctcccatttatttttatgtattttaattgtgattttatttattagtctttatttgttttggattcgttttgaactttttttaatttcatctatttttctttgattttatttaatttttaaatcaagtataagacttattattttgattgttgtttttttaattattttttttatttgttttttttttaattttatcttttaatattttattttattttatttttatctaattttaatcatcattcttttaattacttatttttaatttttttttaattttttttattttatcccccaacattttattttatttatttactatctAATTTTGGtctatattcttttaattaatctttttttattttttttttaatttgtctttttttaattttatccatcgacattttattttatcttattttggttcttattcttttaattgctttttttttaatctttttcttattttatagggttatctcgGATCGCGGATTAATCAAGTTAATCCgggttgttttgaattttttttcaatgttttttttattttttttcaatttcatcatttgaaattAAGTTGTAGGTCttgagctatttttttttatttttttttctatggggttatcccAAATTACGGGTTAATTGGGTTAACTCAGGGTGACTTGAGTTtttattcaatgtttttttatttatttaactataaTCCTTTTtccatctcatttttttttaaaaaaatatctttttaattccgAATCTCATGTTATGGGTGATGGGTTAGTAAAGTGAACCCAGATTAACTCAGGTTTTTTACTTCAACGTTTTCTTTTGAATCTTATCATTTGATGTTACGTTATTGAACCTTAAactttatagtgtttttattttatattttataggaTATTTTGATCTAATATCTTATGTATTTGTTAAATTAACTTGACTTTAACTTAAGTTTTCATAGCTTAAACatcttattttatgttaaaaaacctataaagccaaccttttatatatatatatatagccaagaTGCTGGGAAAGACCGAAAcctataaatttgaaaataatgttGTGAGAACCGGACCTGGacttaaatatttgaattaaacTCCAAATTCTGCATTCCAAAATTTTCTCCGATTACCGAGAGAACTTTTCGGCCATTCCTTTCCAACGGAAATATGCCTATCTTTtggtaataaaattattgatataatttattttttaaaaaaaagggatgaaattatttttgaaatttaattagtaaaacataattattattttgtaactcaatgaaaaaaaattaaaaacccatGAAGACAATATAACAAAACTATGCACGtataatatcaatataattttttatatgatcctattcttgacaaaaacaaaattgcgaGTAAAATATTCTATAGTagctgtttttttatgattttgtaattaagttattttggtttgaaaatCATAGATTAGTTCTTAACTAGTTATTTGGAAATTATAACTTCGTCCTTCACTAAGGTTTACTATCAAGTGTTTTTCAAAACATCCAAATTGCCCTTTAAATGCCCTCTCGATTTTAATTGTTTCTAATAGGTGCATATAGAACTGAGAATTTTGACTAAAAGAagggtattttaaaaaaatcaattaaatcaaaacatgtaatttattacaaaaaaataaactaatttataatagaaaataagtgttaaagaataatatatatcatatctCGAGATCTCATTTGATAGTTTAAGTTATGGGTTTGAATTCAttctttgatattatattaaagtttTGATGATCAAGTGgtcacaaatttaaattttactttttctatttatttaataaaaattaagcaaaagatAGTATGGACTTGTGTAAAATTCAAgttcaaagagctttcacttgagaggatatattagagaataatgtaaatcatatattaaaatctcatctaagagtttaagtaaaaaataacaaagaataaAACTGTAACTTAATATAATATaggttttatttaatgatatgattatagtacatttaaaatatatttaaatatttataatatgaaggggtgaaaatgttaaaaatatattttaaaaatattaatataatctttttaaaactGAAATGTGTTTACCTTATTACCCAACACACatacaaattattttacaatattaTGTGCGTAAGCATAATGTAAGCATGCAGGTGCGCGTGCCACCCCAGAATGCTCACCACAATAAGAAATTACCTTCACTCTTGGAAAACGACGGCTTGAGGAGCTACGTGGTGCTCGGAGAAACtcaattaaagtaaaaaaaattagccatTCAtggtgttatgtttttttttctctcaataatatccatatataaataattgaaaaaaaaaacaattctcaatGTGTTTCATGGTGGGGATATATAGGCTGCTTATGTATtagtatatttaaatattaatcaataaaatcattattcagCCTCTCCGTATTGCTTGTTAAAAGTGAACTTATTAGCTGTAATTCTCTTGTTTGTGAGCATATCATACTTTTATCACTAATCTCCATGGTTATTAAATCTAGTTagctttgaaaaataatgataaaacaaATGGTGGGTCGATGAAAGGAAGAAAGCTTTAGTTTGTTAAATAATGGTAATTAAATGGAGAATCATAAAAACAGAGTTGCCGAGACAAGGAACGTCTAGGGAAGTGAGAAAGAGAACACGTCAAAGCAAAGAACTTTGGAAACCCAGAATCAAGTGTAATTCCTATCTGTCCTCAACACCGAAGTAAAGAATAACAGAACTCAGGACCCCtataaaattaacacaaaagctAAAGTTTCAGTCCTTGTATTGGAGACTGGAGACATAACCCCCTCTCATCATCATCTCTCTCTCCAGTTTCTTTTTCGACACAGTACTATTTCTTAAGGGGGGGGGGAAATCTAAGAAAAGCCAGCCCAACAGTGTGTTATTTTAATCAGCTCGTGCTTAGAAGTTCAAGGTGTCAGACACATAAAACCAAGGAGGAGCATTAGAAGCTGCGACTGGGAACGAATAGAGAGGGGAGAAACACAGATAAAGAGAGGAGAAGtcttagttttgttatttttggggGGTTCAAGAGCTTTGGAAATGGTGAGGGATTGAGTGCAGTTGCTTAGAATGGTGATTATGTGCTGGATGGATACAAAAACTAGGAATAAATGGGGTTATTTTGATCACAGAAGAAGACAACATCAATGTACAAAACGAACAAATACCACTACAGATTTGGCGAAAGAAATGACACCGGGAAGTTTCTCAAACATGGCTTCTAGCTGGTGTAATAAGAAGATCTCATCTGTCATTTCAGTTTTTGTATgctttcttcttgttgtttcttCAAAGATTTGTCCTGTTTCATCCTCGGAAACCGGCAGTCGCCATGCAACCAACCAAACTTTCCGACCCCAagaagagttacagaagttgaaGTATATAAGAAAGCATCTCGAGAAGATTAACAAGCCTGCTGTCAAGACAATTCAGGCATTCTACTTTTGTCCCTAACATATAACCTCATTCTTTCTGGTTTTGTACTTTACTTTTAATTCCCCCTGTTTTTGCTCTGTTTTCTTGAGGTTTGATATGCTGGTTGGTTCTTGTTTGTCACTGCAGAGTCCTGTCGGTGATCTTATTGACTGTGTTTTGTCCCATCAGCAACCAGCCTTTGATCACCCTCAACTTAAAGGACAAAAGCCATTGGTACTTGAATTCTACCGTATTACTTGATACATTTCAACTTTGATGGTTCTTCTCGGAAAAATCATGCTTTCAAGCTCAATTATATATGTGATGTTAAAagtgttctttattttcaatttcttgaatGAATTTGCAGGAGCCTCCAGAGAGACCAAAAGGTCTTGGACCAACAGGCATGGTAACTGAAAACTTTCAGTTGTGGGATTTGTCTGGTGAAGCATGCCCAGAAGGGACAATTCCTATCAGAAGAACAACTGAGCAAGACATGCTAAGAGCAAGTTCCATTAGAAGATTTGGCAGAAAATTAAGAAGGCATGTTAGAAGAGACACTAACAGCAATGGCCATGAggtcttctcttctctctgtctctctctctcttccccttCTTTTCTGTTAATCACAGCCTTCATAAACTTAACAACATAAAAGAAAGTGGTCAAACAAAATGGCGAATGTCTGATGGACCTGCTGATTGtctcttctttttcatgttGCTTTTTCTGAAGCAACTATCGtattaaaaacacaaagaaagattaaaagcttagagaaacaaaaaactcctttttgaatttttttaaagccttcatatttattaaaacaaaggGCATTAACctcccttattattatttttttcctgcgtgaaaaaaaaataacgtcCATTTACCTTACAGAATATGTGATTTGAATGCATTTGTCATCATGGGAAAAAGGAATTCTGGCTGCTGAGCAGATTTCTATTGATAGTAATTCCAGACTTTCTTGGTCTTCTTGCCAAGTAGTGGTCACTGTTCTTACTTCTTTCACTTTTTTGGAACTAAATCGTTTTTGGTTAATGAGTTCTCTTTTGACTCTATGTGTGAACTCATGCCAACGAGATCAAGGTCTGTAAATAGACCTGACAGACCCAccaatttcaaagaaaaagaaaagagaacacaTCTAATCTAACTATTCAGGTACCGTCAAATATACAAGGTTATTAGACCTCAAGGGCCACTAATATTACTATCTTGAAAGTGACAGTAGGCTGAACACTTGAAGTTTCCATCGTGTATTTATTGTCCTTTGCTTTCAAATTGTTGGGTTACAGCATGCGGTTGGATATGTGACTGGAGATCAATATTATGGAGCGAAAGCCAGCATAAATGTGTGGGCACCCAGGGTTTCCAGTCAGTATGAATTCAGCCTGTCACAAATGTGGGTCATTTCCGGTTCATTTGGCGATGATCTTAACACCATTGAAGCTGGATGGCAGGTATACAAGGGACTAATCTCCCGCAAAAAGTCTTCTTCGAAGAAAAGATATGCTACTGCTAGCAATAAATACTCGTACATGTAACTAGCTAGGCATATCTTCCTGTATCTTCATCTTAATTTTTCCTTCAACAAGCCTTCATTTTTGCACATACCATATCACACATATAACTAGTTAGTACCCGCGTAGCCATGACAAAGCAGCATTACTGGTAGCTTAATTCTACCAAATTCACCATCCATAGGAGAAAATAATTGAAGATTGACTGCAAATGCTTAAATGCTATTACCTCTGTGTGTGAGCATGCACGCGTAGAGCTTACGAATTATGGAAACAAGCTAGAGTTTGAACACATTGGTTAATATCTGGAATTCACATTTAAAGCAGTAATCAGAGATCAACTACCTCTCACTCTCATTAATTTTTGTGATGCAGCAATAATGTTTAATCCATCAAGTATGTATTTGCAGGTTAGCCCAGAACTGTACGGGGACAACTATCCGCGGTTCTTTACATACTGGACTGTGAGTGTATATATGTGAAGAATTTGGCTTCGTTTCCTTCCATTAACTCTTTCCTTGCCCTACCTTCATCTGTGACATCAATCATGACGGCTTTCTAATTTATAGCTTAATTTCTAACAACAGTCCGACGCTTATCAAGCAACTGGATGCTACAACTTGCTATGCTCAGGCTTCGTCCAAACCAACAATAGAGTTGCAATTGGGGCTGCTATCTCTCCAACATCCTCCTACAGTGGGGGACAGTTTGACATTAGCTTATTGGTTTGGAAGGTAAAATaacttccttcttttttctttccattcacTCACTGCCACTAAAAACACTGCcactaaaaacatcaaaagagaACATCAGACATGAAACTAGTAACATCCTATGCCTTGTATGGTGAAATTAGGCgatatttctttcataaaaaatagtttttttaaaaaattattttctaaatttttccgtgtttatttatcattagataaatttgttaatgaaaaatattttcttgataatttaatttaattttcaagaaagtattttttttaaagggaaaaCATCTTTTGAAAGTTGcgagaaactaaaaaatattttgttatttgttaatgATATCAgcttttatcatcattttttttattattttttttgttcttttattaaatgaatttttttatttatcatatttgttctctatttttttttctatttattttatttgaaatcatttatgaaattgattttttttatttcatcctcttttatttttttatccgtcAAATTTGCTTTCCATtccttttattgttattttttttatttgatatgatttatgaaaaaaaaatttaatttcatcattttttaacttttttatctatcaaattttgttcatatttttttaataaacttgaataaaattaaaatattaataaattattttctaatttattttctaaaatacagctccaatttattttctataatactatcaaacaaaaaaaaaatttcttttcaggattttacttttgttttccttgtaaaCAAGAGTAAAATTCTACTGTTTATGTGGATTGCCAATTATATGCATATGAATGCCTGGATTGTAATCTGGCATCCACTGCCTAGACTTCCTGGACCCATcacttctatttatatataaagaattcaGTGAGAGGTGATTTTAGATTTAAACCATCcaatgtgattatttttttaactgttttgcAAAAAAGTTTCGTAAAAAAGACTCCCTTGTATCCAAAATTCCAAATGGGATGGTCAATGATGGACCCTAGCTATCAAGAACACAACTTGCTGACACCAAAAGCTTGGAGACAATATGTCAAATACTACTGAGTCACTGACCTTACAAAATAATGTTGCAATAGCATAAATGGGCCAAAATTGGCGTGCACTCATAACTTCAAATAGTGTCTGTAATTCCCTTGTGCTTTTCTGCTTTGCTTGTTTAGATTCTCTTCTTTTCCGAGTGAAAGAGCTTCCTGACGCTTGACCCCTCTGCACTTgctttttttatactttatcaTCAGTatttactctctcttttttttctttttctatttactaGCCTTGTAAGTaagaaaatcatcattttatatattCCTGGAAGAAACTTTCCTTTTCATTGCACCCTGTTTTTTTCCTCCCTTGCTTGTCACCATGAACATGGCCATAATTATTGTATGCTACTAAGGAAACaacaacaatttattttcacttttgtGTAGGATCCAAAGCATGGAAATTGGTGGCTAGAATTCGGAAACGGGGTTCTAGTAGGGTATTGGCCATCATTCTTGTTCACTCACCTGAGGGATCATGCAAGTATGGTACAGTTCGGTGGAGAGATCGTTAACTCCATGCCTTCAGGGTTCCACACCTCTACACAAATGGGAAGTGGCCATTTTGCTGGAGAAGGTTTTGGAAAAGCCTCATATTTTAGGAACTTGCAAGTTGTTGATTGGGATAACAACTTACTTCCATTATCAAATCTTAGGGTTTTGGCCGACCATCCAAATTGCTATGATATACAAGGCGGTATTAATAGGGTTTGGggtaattatttttactatggAGGACCTGGAAGAAATGTGAGATGTCCCTAAGGGAATGGTATAGGGTgggaattttttcttcttcttcttcttcttcttcctcttgttGGGTGATATGGGTTTTCATCTCGAGATCACTCGGTCAGTTTGGGGCTATTCTTATACTTATTTCCTTGTTAAtccatatttgttttcttatttcttctCAGCTAACAGCAAACAGATGATTTATCATGTATACCTCCCTTAGGGACTGATGTAAATGtgggggaaaaaaaggaaaggaaaggaaatattAGTGAAGTTTATACTATGGTTTGTGATTTTATTCTCCTCTGCTGTCATTGTATGCAAGATTTTCAAGAACATGTAGAGGGTGGCagctttatatttgtttctaACAATGGTGAAAGGGATGAGACAGGGCCACTCAAAGGTTAACCACTATCTTGAATTCTCGATAGGCTCATTAATTAATCATGAACAGGAGATCATGGGTCCTAGAAAATAACAttaatctttcttattttatgcGACTTTTCGAAGAGATTGCCGCCTTCCTTGACACACGGTGACGACTATGGTAACTTTAAGTAaaaggttattttatttttatgtaaaagtaATTTAAATGTTTGTGTTTACATAATTAATCCAGAGTCTAATCACTTCGAATTATGTTTGACATGGATCATCTTGCTGGGCCATGCTTGAAAGTCCTCGTCGGCATCCATGCAAATGATCTTGAATATGTtgcttctatttatttatttattttgtttttccaggGGGAACATTATCTTgaaaatttaacaatattttatattattcttgtAACCAAGATCGAAATGATATTATAATCAAGGTAATAAGATACAATGAatcttctctttaatttattagggaagaaatatatataacgTAATATCGTCTGATAAGgaaaaaagattattatataAAACGCATCTTGTTTAATTAAAGCTTAAGCCAAATGATACTTAGTTAGTAGCAGTACTGTGGACTCCACCCAAATATAATTAGCGATTTGCCCATCCATTAATATTGCTTCCACAAgaagatttaatttattagatgaACATGTATAATTACTAGCATgtcttccttctctttcttgaaGTTTACGTTAATTACCACTCCCCgctaattattataattatagctGTAATTATTAAAACAACTACAAGATGTGCATTTATTGTTAGTGGCACCACggtacttttttttcttttttctttttttaaatttaattaaaaaaagatattcagtgaaaaacaacaaagaaaaaaaaagttatggatTTACcatatttcattaataaaaaatacttgatgttaatgtcaaaaaaattcCATTCAATTAAAAGAGTTTAACTATGGTAGTTTTGTTCT is a window of Populus nigra chromosome 10, ddPopNigr1.1, whole genome shotgun sequence DNA encoding:
- the LOC133704194 gene encoding protein neprosin-like encodes the protein MVIMCWMDTKTRNKWGYFDHRRRQHQCTKRTNTTTDLAKEMTPGSFSNMASSWCNKKISSVISVFVCFLLVVSSKICPVSSSETGSRHATNQTFRPQEELQKLKYIRKHLEKINKPAVKTIQSPVGDLIDCVLSHQQPAFDHPQLKGQKPLEPPERPKGLGPTGMVTENFQLWDLSGEACPEGTIPIRRTTEQDMLRASSIRRFGRKLRRHVRRDTNSNGHEHAVGYVTGDQYYGAKASINVWAPRVSSQYEFSLSQMWVISGSFGDDLNTIEAGWQVSPELYGDNYPRFFTYWTSDAYQATGCYNLLCSGFVQTNNRVAIGAAISPTSSYSGGQFDISLLVWKDPKHGNWWLEFGNGVLVGYWPSFLFTHLRDHASMVQFGGEIVNSMPSGFHTSTQMGSGHFAGEGFGKASYFRNLQVVDWDNNLLPLSNLRVLADHPNCYDIQGGINRVWGNYFYYGGPGRNVRCP